A genomic region of Alnus glutinosa chromosome 11, dhAlnGlut1.1, whole genome shotgun sequence contains the following coding sequences:
- the LOC133881219 gene encoding uncharacterized mitochondrial protein AtMg00860-like produces MNEVFRPYLRKFVLVFFDDILVYSLNLKEHLKHLKLVLEVLKEHQLYAKASKCKFGSLEVDYLGHVLSEEGVKADPAKIVAMKNWPHPRTPKALRGFLGLTGYYRKFVKGYGGVAAPLTALLKKNSFGWNARAEEAFRNLKELMSTHQC; encoded by the coding sequence ATGAACGAGGTATTCCGACCCTATCTCAGAAAATTTGTAttagttttctttgatgatattttagtCTATAGTCTGAACCTTAAAGAACATCTAAAGCATTTAAAGCTTGTACTCGAGGTTTTAAAAGAACATCAGCTATATGCCAAAGCCTCGAAATGTAAATTTGGGAGTTTGGAGGTAGATTACTTGGGCCATGTTCTGTCAGAAGAAGGAGTGAAGGCTGACCCTGCTAAGATTGTGGCTATGAAGAACTGGCCACACCCTCGTACTCCCAAGGCCTTGAGAGGATTTCTGGGTTTGACCGGGTATTATAGGAAGTTTGTTAAGGGCTATGGAGGAGTGGCAGCACCTTTAACGGCactgttaaagaaaaattcatttGGATGGAATGCTAGAGCTGAAGAGGCTTTTCGAAATCTTAAAGAACTGATGTCCACCCACCAGTGTTAG